A section of the Deinococcus planocerae genome encodes:
- the rsmI gene encoding 16S rRNA (cytidine(1402)-2'-O)-methyltransferase, which translates to MTPDSPPSHLWLVPTPVGNLGDITFRAVDVLRGADAVACEDTRRTGALLTHLGISRPLVRLDAHTMHRAPAVLEEHPRLAYVTDAGTPGISDPGAELVRAAVAAGVPVEVLPGPTAFVPALVLSGLPNARFTFEGFLPRSGRERRERLAAVAARPETTVLYESPHRLADTLGDLAGACGPERQASVTRELSKRFEETARGTLSDLAAHFAGEVRGEIVVVVAGRPAGETLPGEETPDHAALAQTWAAEGRSARDIRELLIARGLRKNDAYALALRVTQEV; encoded by the coding sequence GTGACCCCCGACTCGCCTCCTTCCCACCTCTGGCTCGTGCCGACCCCGGTGGGCAACCTCGGCGACATCACCTTCCGGGCGGTGGACGTCCTGCGCGGCGCGGACGCCGTGGCGTGCGAGGACACCCGGCGCACGGGCGCGCTCCTCACACACCTGGGGATCAGCCGTCCCCTCGTGCGGCTCGACGCCCACACCATGCACCGCGCTCCCGCCGTGCTGGAGGAGCATCCCCGCCTCGCCTACGTCACCGACGCGGGCACGCCGGGCATCAGCGACCCGGGCGCCGAACTCGTGCGGGCGGCGGTCGCGGCGGGCGTCCCGGTCGAGGTGCTGCCCGGCCCCACCGCCTTCGTGCCCGCGCTGGTGCTGTCGGGCCTGCCGAATGCGCGTTTTACCTTCGAGGGCTTCTTGCCCCGTTCCGGTCGGGAGCGCCGTGAACGCCTCGCCGCCGTCGCCGCCCGGCCCGAGACGACCGTCCTGTACGAGAGCCCGCACCGCCTCGCCGACACGCTGGGGGACCTCGCGGGCGCGTGCGGCCCCGAGCGGCAGGCGAGCGTGACCCGTGAACTCTCCAAGCGCTTCGAGGAGACGGCGCGCGGGACTCTCTCCGACCTCGCCGCCCACTTCGCGGGAGAGGTGCGCGGCGAGATCGTGGTCGTCGTGGCGGGGCGCCCGGCGGGGGAGACCCTTCCCGGCGAGGAGACGCCCGACCACGCGGCCCTCGCCCAGACCTGGGCCGCCGAGGGCCGGAGTGCGCGCGACATCCGGGAATTGCTCATCGCCCGGGGTTTGCGTAAGAATGACGCTTACGCCCTGGCCCTGCGGGTGACGCAGGAAGTCTGA
- the pfkA gene encoding 6-phosphofructokinase, producing MTELHELPTDHPNPAGVRRIAVLTSGGDAPGMNAAIRAVVRTATHHGVEVVGVRRGFSGLHQGDMAVIGPRDVANTIQRGGTILLTARSRTWRSPEGRAKGAKNLRDWGVDGLVVIGGDGSFHGGHYLQEEHGIPVIGVPGTIDNDLYGTDHTIGYFTAVETALDAVDKLRDTGASHERIFVIEVMGRHAGHIALEVAVAGGAEEVFIPEDEKPVDGVVEIVKASVAKGKASSIIIVAEGYPGGAQGVGNAIQAGTGLETRVSILGHIQRGGTPVSSDRVLASRLGEAAVHALMDGRKGVMVGRQGGAATYTPLHETWEKRKDVSRDLYRCAMTLSI from the coding sequence GTGACCGAACTGCATGAACTCCCGACCGACCACCCCAACCCCGCAGGCGTCCGCCGGATCGCCGTCCTGACGAGCGGGGGAGACGCGCCCGGCATGAACGCGGCGATCCGCGCCGTCGTGCGCACCGCCACCCACCACGGCGTCGAGGTCGTGGGGGTGCGGCGCGGATTTTCGGGGCTGCACCAGGGGGACATGGCCGTGATCGGCCCCAGGGACGTGGCGAACACCATCCAGCGCGGCGGCACGATCCTCCTGACCGCCCGCTCGCGCACCTGGCGCAGCCCCGAGGGCCGGGCGAAGGGCGCGAAGAACCTGCGCGACTGGGGGGTGGACGGCCTCGTCGTGATCGGCGGCGACGGCTCCTTCCACGGCGGGCACTACCTTCAGGAGGAGCACGGCATCCCGGTGATCGGCGTGCCCGGCACCATCGACAACGACCTGTACGGCACCGACCACACCATCGGGTACTTCACGGCGGTCGAGACGGCCCTCGACGCGGTGGACAAGCTGCGCGACACGGGCGCCTCGCACGAGCGCATCTTCGTGATCGAGGTGATGGGTCGCCACGCCGGGCACATCGCCCTGGAGGTCGCCGTCGCCGGGGGCGCCGAGGAGGTCTTCATCCCGGAAGACGAGAAGCCCGTGGACGGCGTGGTCGAGATCGTCAAGGCGAGCGTCGCCAAGGGCAAGGCGAGCTCGATCATCATCGTCGCGGAAGGGTACCCGGGCGGGGCGCAGGGGGTGGGAAACGCCATCCAGGCCGGAACGGGGCTGGAGACCCGCGTCAGCATCCTGGGCCACATCCAGCGCGGCGGCACTCCCGTCAGCAGCGACCGGGTGCTCGCCAGCCGCCTCGGGGAAGCCGCCGTCCACGCCCTGATGGACGGCAGAAAGGGCGTGATGGTGGGCCGTCAGGGCGGCGCGGCCACCTACACGCCCCTCCACGAGACCTGGGAGAAGCGCAAGGACGTGAGCCGCGACCTCTACCGCTGCGCGATGACGCTGAGCATCTGA
- a CDS encoding DUF1905 domain-containing protein, whose translation MTLEFSGELWHWAGPAPWYFIAVPGEECGALRAASRFVTYGWGMIPVQVRIGETEYKTSLFPKEGRYLVPVKASVRRAESLKEGAEVRVRLRVGV comes from the coding sequence ATGACCCTCGAATTCAGCGGTGAACTCTGGCACTGGGCGGGGCCCGCCCCCTGGTACTTCATCGCCGTCCCGGGGGAGGAGTGCGGCGCCCTGCGAGCGGCCTCAAGGTTCGTGACCTACGGCTGGGGAATGATTCCCGTCCAGGTCCGCATCGGCGAAACCGAGTACAAAACGTCCCTCTTTCCCAAGGAGGGCCGCTACCTCGTGCCCGTCAAGGCGAGTGTTCGCCGGGCCGAAAGCCTGAAAGAGGGCGCCGAGGTGCGGGTGCGCCTCCGGGTCGGGGTCTGA
- the ftsZ gene encoding cell division protein FtsZ, producing the protein MQAARIRVIGLGGAGNNAVNRMIESGLEGVEFIAGNTDAQVLAKSHAEVRIQLGDRLTRGLGAGADPDVGEKAAIEDRERIKEYLDGTDMLFITAGMGGGTGTGSAPVVAEIAREMGILTVAIVTRPFKFEGPKRLRVAEDGIGKLSERVDGMIVVNNEKLLTAVDKKVSFREAFLIADRVLYYGVKGISDVINVEGMINLDFADVRNLLANSGTVLMGIGAGRGEKVSEEAAMSAIHSPLLERGIEGARRILVNVTGGYDLSMTDANEIVEKIRQATGFEDPDILFGITPDEAAGDEVRVTVIATGFNEAPFPAGLGLGTGAGMGRGTSIDTIVRPVRGQAASSYDPKDYDIPAFLRNVGRD; encoded by the coding sequence ATGCAAGCGGCCAGAATTCGGGTGATTGGCTTGGGCGGGGCGGGCAACAACGCCGTGAACCGCATGATCGAATCGGGACTCGAGGGCGTCGAGTTCATCGCGGGCAATACCGACGCGCAGGTGCTCGCCAAGAGCCACGCGGAGGTGCGCATCCAGCTCGGCGACCGCCTCACGCGCGGCCTGGGAGCGGGCGCCGACCCCGACGTCGGCGAGAAGGCCGCCATCGAGGACCGCGAGCGCATCAAGGAGTACCTCGACGGCACCGACATGCTCTTCATCACGGCGGGCATGGGCGGCGGCACCGGCACGGGCAGCGCCCCCGTCGTCGCCGAGATCGCCCGCGAGATGGGCATCCTGACCGTCGCCATCGTGACCCGCCCCTTCAAGTTCGAGGGGCCCAAGCGGCTGCGGGTGGCGGAAGACGGCATCGGCAAGCTCTCGGAGCGGGTGGACGGCATGATCGTGGTGAACAACGAAAAATTGCTCACCGCCGTGGACAAGAAGGTGTCTTTCCGGGAAGCCTTCCTGATCGCCGACCGGGTGCTGTACTACGGGGTCAAGGGCATCAGCGACGTGATCAACGTCGAGGGGATGATCAACCTCGACTTCGCCGACGTGCGTAACCTCCTCGCCAACTCGGGCACGGTCCTGATGGGCATCGGCGCGGGGCGCGGGGAGAAGGTCTCCGAGGAGGCCGCGATGAGCGCGATCCACTCGCCTCTCTTGGAGCGCGGCATCGAGGGAGCGCGCCGCATCCTGGTGAACGTGACGGGCGGCTACGACCTGAGCATGACGGACGCCAACGAGATCGTCGAGAAGATCCGGCAGGCGACCGGCTTCGAGGACCCCGACATCCTCTTCGGCATCACGCCCGACGAGGCGGCGGGGGACGAGGTGCGCGTGACCGTGATCGCCACCGGCTTCAACGAGGCGCCCTTCCCCGCGGGGCTGGGCCTGGGCACGGGGGCCGGGATGGGGCGCGGCACGAGCATCGACACCATCGTGCGGCCCGTGCGCGGTCAGGCGGCGAGCAGCTACGATCCCAAGGACTACGACATCCCGGCCTTCCTGCGCAACGTCGGGCGGGACTGA
- the ftsA gene encoding cell division protein FtsA, with amino-acid sequence MKDNPIIVGLDIGTTKITTVIGEVAPNGTVDIIGEGTVASEGMKRGAVVNLERATHAIRQSVQIAERVSGVRVGSVFVSVAGNHAKAITSHGLAAIRRNQEITQADVDRAIENARAVPLDPNLEILHTLPQEYVVDGQEGIKSPVGMHGVRLEVDVHIVAGTAGPLLNLRRCVQEAGVRVEGFVLQALASGLATLEAAEQANTVIVIDLGGGTTDVSVFKRGNLAHSSCIPIGGEHVTADLAQILKLPTEEAENVKRKYGAAIPELADPDLTLEITTSTGGTHAISAFELSRIIKPRLAEIFGMVRDEIDQALGPVELVAQGVVLTGGASLLRGTTELARDRFRLPVRLGRPRGIGGLTDIVSGPAHSAGVGLVLYGIGQDGKVPTSVFQEEPKQAAPTPPTPPSAAKGGGEVVSTTVITPAPPKKEKAEKAKPKEGAGLMDRLRNVFKDWM; translated from the coding sequence ATGAAGGACAACCCGATCATCGTGGGGCTGGACATCGGCACCACCAAAATCACCACAGTCATCGGCGAGGTCGCCCCGAACGGGACCGTGGACATCATCGGCGAGGGGACGGTCGCGAGCGAGGGCATGAAGCGCGGCGCGGTCGTCAACCTCGAGCGGGCCACCCACGCCATCCGCCAGTCGGTGCAGATCGCCGAGCGGGTCAGCGGCGTGCGGGTGGGGAGCGTCTTCGTCTCCGTCGCCGGGAACCACGCCAAGGCGATCACCAGCCACGGCCTCGCCGCCATCCGCCGCAACCAGGAGATCACCCAGGCCGACGTGGACCGCGCCATCGAGAACGCCCGCGCGGTGCCGCTCGACCCCAACCTCGAAATCCTGCACACCCTGCCGCAGGAGTACGTCGTGGACGGCCAGGAGGGCATCAAGAGCCCGGTCGGGATGCACGGCGTGCGGCTGGAGGTGGACGTGCACATCGTCGCCGGGACCGCCGGGCCGCTCCTGAACCTGCGGCGCTGCGTGCAGGAGGCGGGGGTCCGGGTCGAGGGCTTCGTCCTTCAGGCCCTCGCCTCGGGCCTCGCCACCCTGGAGGCCGCCGAGCAGGCGAACACGGTCATCGTGATCGACCTCGGCGGCGGCACGACCGACGTGAGCGTCTTCAAGCGGGGCAACCTCGCCCACTCGTCGTGTATCCCCATCGGGGGCGAGCACGTGACCGCCGACCTCGCGCAGATCCTCAAGCTGCCCACCGAGGAGGCCGAGAACGTCAAGCGCAAGTACGGGGCCGCCATCCCCGAACTCGCCGACCCCGACCTGACGCTGGAGATCACCACCTCCACGGGGGGCACCCACGCGATCAGCGCCTTTGAGCTGTCGAGGATCATCAAGCCGCGCCTCGCCGAGATTTTCGGCATGGTCCGCGACGAGATCGACCAAGCGCTCGGACCGGTGGAACTCGTGGCGCAGGGGGTGGTGCTCACGGGCGGGGCGAGCCTGCTGCGGGGCACGACCGAACTCGCCCGCGACCGCTTCCGGCTGCCCGTGCGGCTCGGACGCCCGCGCGGCATCGGCGGACTGACCGACATCGTGAGCGGCCCGGCGCACTCGGCGGGGGTCGGGTTGGTGCTGTACGGGATCGGGCAGGACGGCAAGGTGCCGACCTCCGTCTTCCAGGAGGAGCCCAAGCAGGCGGCGCCCACGCCTCCCACCCCGCCGAGCGCCGCGAAGGGCGGGGGCGAGGTGGTCTCCACGACGGTGATCACCCCGGCGCCGCCCAAGAAGGAGAAGGCCGAGAAGGCCAAGCCCAAGGAGGGCGCGGGCCTGATGGACCGGCTGCGCAACGTCTTCAAAGACTGGATGTGA
- a CDS encoding cell division protein FtsQ/DivIB → MIDSEPRPLNRRVSPGPAPEPAAPPAAAEAASAFGTRERARRRRRLWASLALVLVVGALVGLWFGLPVRTVTVSGHARLSEARVRDLAGLTPGFSWAYYGAWRARGLEESPWVQSAQVTRRFPDTVAISVTERVPFARWRRPDGEVLAVAEDGTVLPGAGNVARLPLLGGWGPDRLEDALFVARSLGRYNVQSVAYTPSGVTAKTAGGTVWSGDLDTLLNYAGALTQFPGKRIHIYPWGVSVQK, encoded by the coding sequence GTGATCGACTCCGAACCCCGCCCCCTCAACCGCCGGGTGTCCCCAGGCCCCGCGCCGGAACCCGCCGCTCCGCCCGCCGCCGCAGAGGCCGCCTCCGCCTTCGGGACGCGCGAGCGGGCCCGGCGCCGCCGACGGCTGTGGGCCAGCCTCGCCCTCGTGCTGGTGGTGGGCGCCCTCGTCGGGCTGTGGTTCGGCCTCCCCGTCCGCACGGTGACGGTCAGCGGCCACGCGCGGCTGAGCGAGGCCCGGGTGCGGGACCTCGCGGGTCTGACGCCCGGCTTCTCCTGGGCGTACTACGGGGCGTGGCGGGCGCGGGGCCTGGAGGAGAGTCCCTGGGTGCAATCGGCGCAGGTCACCCGGCGCTTCCCGGACACCGTGGCGATTTCGGTCACCGAGCGCGTGCCCTTCGCCCGCTGGCGCAGGCCGGACGGGGAGGTCTTGGCGGTGGCCGAGGACGGGACGGTGCTGCCCGGGGCCGGGAACGTCGCGCGGCTTCCCCTGCTGGGGGGGTGGGGGCCCGACCGGCTGGAGGACGCCCTGTTCGTCGCCCGGTCACTTGGGCGTTACAATGTTCAGTCGGTTGCATACACGCCGTCCGGCGTCACGGCCAAAACCGCGGGCGGAACGGTGTGGAGCGGCGACCTCGACACTCTGCTCAACTACGCCGGGGCCCTGACCCAGTTTCCCGGCAAGCGAATCCACATCTATCCCTGGGGGGTGAGCGTCCAGAAATGA
- a CDS encoding UDP-N-acetylmuramate dehydrogenase, producing the protein MTLTRPSRTGARVERLPLARFTTLGVGGEAEVWFVSDHAQLAEAMEAPYRILGGGSNLVVADEGVPERVIRLTGPFAESDLTPDPELSKGETVVTGWVGGGVPLPGLIRKLQKLGLSNLEGTVGIPAQVGGAVWMNAGTRYGETFDGLHTLEIVTPGGTRRVTPDDLDWGYRASGIPRNHIVTRVRLRLRRSTPDEVLAKMEFADSARKGQPKMRTPGCAFKNPGGVSAGKLIDEAGLKGERIGNAMIAPEHANFIVNLGGASSADVHALLGVIRERVDAALELEYELWPERG; encoded by the coding sequence GTGACGCTCACCCGGCCCAGCCGCACGGGCGCCCGCGTCGAGAGGTTGCCCCTCGCGCGCTTCACGACCCTGGGGGTGGGCGGCGAGGCCGAGGTGTGGTTCGTCTCGGATCACGCCCAACTCGCCGAGGCGATGGAGGCCCCCTACCGCATCCTGGGTGGCGGCAGCAACCTCGTGGTCGCGGACGAGGGCGTACCCGAGCGGGTCATCCGCCTGACGGGTCCCTTCGCCGAGAGTGACCTGACGCCCGACCCCGAGTTGAGCAAGGGGGAAACCGTCGTCACGGGCTGGGTCGGCGGCGGTGTCCCCCTGCCCGGCCTGATCCGCAAACTCCAGAAACTCGGCCTTTCCAACCTGGAGGGCACCGTCGGCATCCCGGCACAGGTCGGCGGCGCCGTGTGGATGAACGCGGGCACCCGCTACGGCGAGACCTTCGACGGGCTGCACACGCTGGAGATCGTGACGCCGGGGGGCACGCGGCGGGTCACCCCCGACGACCTCGACTGGGGCTACCGGGCGAGCGGCATTCCGAGAAATCACATCGTGACGCGGGTGCGCCTGAGGCTGCGCCGGAGCACACCGGACGAGGTGCTGGCGAAGATGGAGTTCGCCGACTCCGCGCGCAAGGGCCAGCCCAAGATGAGAACGCCGGGCTGCGCCTTCAAGAATCCGGGCGGCGTTTCGGCGGGCAAGCTCATCGACGAGGCGGGGCTCAAGGGAGAGCGGATCGGCAACGCGATGATCGCGCCCGAACACGCCAATTTCATCGTGAACCTGGGGGGAGCGAGCAGCGCCGACGTCCACGCGCTGCTGGGCGTCATCCGCGAGCGGGTGGACGCGGCGCTGGAACTGGAGTACGAACTGTGGCCGGAGCGGGGGTGA